A stretch of the Leopardus geoffroyi isolate Oge1 chromosome B2, O.geoffroyi_Oge1_pat1.0, whole genome shotgun sequence genome encodes the following:
- the FANCE gene encoding Fanconi anemia group E protein isoform X2: protein MSLLMAVWPSLPESGLLSVLQIAQQDQSPDPDTWLRALGELLRRDLDIGVSTAGASPLSKSCQRQLQGLCRRLGQGGRRLKLLQTPDPGEEEEEDKEDEDPHWPGKRRKGAEEEPARPEGERAPKRFRYLEREEEGHEEERHEPESLESLADGGGTLPIKNQPVQAEPSVAGQSLEDAKGLAENLELPKAIQDQVPRLQQLLKTFGEGLEGAPPVELQLLHECSPSQMELLCAQLQLLQLSDTALLQFCTWLLSLSPDLSLSNATILTKSLFLRRILSLTSSASRLLVTALTSFCAKYAYPVCRTLLGPVLQAPGTGPAQTELLCCLMKDEALEPDTQVLMLGQILELPWKEKTFLVLQSLLERQVEMTPEKFSVLMEKLCKEGPAAATSVAYAKLMLTVMTKYQANITEIQRLGLATALELNTTFLRKSLQAALRRLAP, encoded by the exons ATGTCCCTGCTGATGGCTGTTTGGCCATCGCTGCCTGAAAGCGGACTGCTCTCTGTGCTGCAGATTGCACAGCAAGACCAAAGCCCTGACCCTGACACCTGGCTCCGGGCCCTGGGGGAATTGCTGCGAAGGGATTTAGACATTGGGGTATCGACTGCGGGAGCATCCCCATTGTCTAAAAGCTGCCAGAGACAGCTCCAAGGCCTGTGTAGGCGGCTgggccagggaggcaggaggctgaaGTTGCTCCAGACTCCGGAtcctggagaggaagaagaggaggacaaggaggaCGAGGACCCCCATTGGCCTGGGAAACGCagaaagggggcagaggaagagcctGCCAGGCCTGAGGGGGAGAGGGCCCCCAAAAGGTTCCGATAtttggaaagggaggaagaaggtcACGAGGAGGAGAGACACGAACCTGAATCTTTGGAATCCCTGGCAGATGGAGGAGGTACATTGCCCATTAAGAACCAGCCTGTCCAGGCTGAGCCCAGTGTGGCTGGTCAGAGTCTGGAGGATGCCAAGGGCCTAGCTGAGAATTTGGAGCTGCCCAAAGCTATCCAG GACCAGGTTCCCAGGCTGCAGCAGCTGCTCAAGACCTTCGGGGAG GGCTTGGAGGGTGCCCCTCCAGTTGAGCTACAGCTTCTCCACGAATGCAGTCCAAGCCAG ATGGAACTGCTGTGTGCCCAGCTGCAGCTCCTGCAGCTTTCGGACACAGCTCTCCTGCAGTTCTGCACCTGGCTTCTGTCCCTTTCACCAGACCTTAGCCTCAGCAATGCTACCATTCTGACCAAGAGCCTCTTTCTAAGACGG ATTCTGTCCCTGACTTCCTCGGCCTCCCGCCTGCTCGTGACTGCCCTGACCTCCTTCTGTGCCAAGTATGCTTATCCTGTCTGCAGAACCCTTCTTGGCCCCGTGCTCCAGGCCCCAGGAACTG GTCCAGCTCAAACAGAGTTACTCTGCTGCCTTATGAAGGACGAGGCCCTGGAGCCAGACACGCAGGTTCTAATGCTGGG ACAGATCTTGGAGCTGCCCTGGAAAGAGAAGACGTTCCTGGTGTTGCAGTCACTCCTGGAACGGCAG GTGGAGATGACCCCTGAGAAGTTCAGTGTGTTGATGGAGAAGCTCTGTAAAGAGGGGCCAGCAGCTGCCACGTCCGTGGCCTATGCCAAGCTCATGCTGACAGTGATGACCAAGTATCAGGCCAAT
- the FANCE gene encoding Fanconi anemia group E protein isoform X1 — protein MAASEAAPALTEGSGSAPWAQLDAPARLLLQALQAGPDGARRGLGLLRALGSRGGEPFGWGHVLEALCQEEPVVEGPDCRLELKPLLLRLPQLCQRNLMSLLMAVWPSLPESGLLSVLQIAQQDQSPDPDTWLRALGELLRRDLDIGVSTAGASPLSKSCQRQLQGLCRRLGQGGRRLKLLQTPDPGEEEEEDKEDEDPHWPGKRRKGAEEEPARPEGERAPKRFRYLEREEEGHEEERHEPESLESLADGGGTLPIKNQPVQAEPSVAGQSLEDAKGLAENLELPKAIQDQVPRLQQLLKTFGEGLEGAPPVELQLLHECSPSQMELLCAQLQLLQLSDTALLQFCTWLLSLSPDLSLSNATILTKSLFLRRILSLTSSASRLLVTALTSFCAKYAYPVCRTLLGPVLQAPGTGPAQTELLCCLMKDEALEPDTQVLMLGQILELPWKEKTFLVLQSLLERQVEMTPEKFSVLMEKLCKEGPAAATSVAYAKLMLTVMTKYQANITEIQRLGLATALELNTTFLRKSLQAALRRLAP, from the exons ATGGCAGCCTCGGAGGCTGCACCCGCCCTGACTGAGGGCTCGGGGTCGGCGCCCTGGGCGCAGCTGGATGCCCCCGCCCGGCTCCTGCTGCAGGCGCTGCAGGCCGGGCCGGATGGAGCGCGGCGCGGCCTGGGCCTGCTGCGGGCGCTGGGCAGTCGCGGCGGGGAGCCCTTCGGCTGGGGCCACGTCCTCGAGGCGCTGTGCCAGGAGGAACCCGTCGTGGAGGGCCCGGACTGTCGCCTTGAGCT GAAGCCACTGCTGCTGCGATTGCCTCAGTTATGCCAGAGGAACCTGATGTCCCTGCTGATGGCTGTTTGGCCATCGCTGCCTGAAAGCGGACTGCTCTCTGTGCTGCAGATTGCACAGCAAGACCAAAGCCCTGACCCTGACACCTGGCTCCGGGCCCTGGGGGAATTGCTGCGAAGGGATTTAGACATTGGGGTATCGACTGCGGGAGCATCCCCATTGTCTAAAAGCTGCCAGAGACAGCTCCAAGGCCTGTGTAGGCGGCTgggccagggaggcaggaggctgaaGTTGCTCCAGACTCCGGAtcctggagaggaagaagaggaggacaaggaggaCGAGGACCCCCATTGGCCTGGGAAACGCagaaagggggcagaggaagagcctGCCAGGCCTGAGGGGGAGAGGGCCCCCAAAAGGTTCCGATAtttggaaagggaggaagaaggtcACGAGGAGGAGAGACACGAACCTGAATCTTTGGAATCCCTGGCAGATGGAGGAGGTACATTGCCCATTAAGAACCAGCCTGTCCAGGCTGAGCCCAGTGTGGCTGGTCAGAGTCTGGAGGATGCCAAGGGCCTAGCTGAGAATTTGGAGCTGCCCAAAGCTATCCAG GACCAGGTTCCCAGGCTGCAGCAGCTGCTCAAGACCTTCGGGGAG GGCTTGGAGGGTGCCCCTCCAGTTGAGCTACAGCTTCTCCACGAATGCAGTCCAAGCCAG ATGGAACTGCTGTGTGCCCAGCTGCAGCTCCTGCAGCTTTCGGACACAGCTCTCCTGCAGTTCTGCACCTGGCTTCTGTCCCTTTCACCAGACCTTAGCCTCAGCAATGCTACCATTCTGACCAAGAGCCTCTTTCTAAGACGG ATTCTGTCCCTGACTTCCTCGGCCTCCCGCCTGCTCGTGACTGCCCTGACCTCCTTCTGTGCCAAGTATGCTTATCCTGTCTGCAGAACCCTTCTTGGCCCCGTGCTCCAGGCCCCAGGAACTG GTCCAGCTCAAACAGAGTTACTCTGCTGCCTTATGAAGGACGAGGCCCTGGAGCCAGACACGCAGGTTCTAATGCTGGG ACAGATCTTGGAGCTGCCCTGGAAAGAGAAGACGTTCCTGGTGTTGCAGTCACTCCTGGAACGGCAG GTGGAGATGACCCCTGAGAAGTTCAGTGTGTTGATGGAGAAGCTCTGTAAAGAGGGGCCAGCAGCTGCCACGTCCGTGGCCTATGCCAAGCTCATGCTGACAGTGATGACCAAGTATCAGGCCAAT